The following proteins are encoded in a genomic region of Corylus avellana chromosome ca4, CavTom2PMs-1.0:
- the LOC132178908 gene encoding MADS-box protein JOINTLESS-like, producing MKRRRIEMKKIDNRAARQVTFCKRRGGLFKKAMELSTLCDAEIALIVFSSTGKLFDYASSSMQQVIERHNLHSKHLSKMDKPSMELQRANSTNTLLSDEIVGKAHELRQMKGEELQGLNIEELQKLEQLLKVGLSRVSNAKGAQLMEDNQRPTQCM from the exons ATGAAGAGGAGGAGAATCGAGATGAAAAAGATCGACAACAGGGCTGCAAGACAGGTGACTTTCTGTAAGAGGAGGGGGGGACTGTTTAAGAAGGCTATGGAGCTCTCAACTCTCTGCGATGCTGAAATTGCTCTCATTGTCTTCTCTTCTACTGGAAAGCTCTTTGACTACGCCAGctcaag TATGCAGCAGGTGATTGAAAGACATAATTTGCATTCAAAGCATCTCAGCAAAATGGACAAACCATCTATGGAGCTgcag CGTGCCAATAGTACCAACACTTTGTTGAGCGATGAAATCGTGGGGAAGGCTCATGAACTAAG GCAGATGAAGGGAGAAGAGCTCCAAGGATTGAATATAGAGGAACTACAGAAACTAGAGCAACTTCTCAAAGTAGGCTTGAGCCGCGTTTCAAATGCAAAG GGAGCCCAACTGATGGAGGATAATCAGCGACCAACACAG tgcatgtAA